AGTGCATAACCTTTTTGTAAAAACTTGGTCAGCCTTCAAGCGCAGAGGACTCGGTTGACAGGCTTATAGGTTTTTGACAGGATTTACAGGATTTACAAGATTTACAGGATTTTTGGCGGCTAAGCCACTTCATCATATCCTGTAAATCTTGTAAATCCTGTCAAAAATTGAATGTCCGCTGACCTGCCTAAGTTTTTACACCTTTTTCACCCATCTGGGGCGATGCCATCACTGGTTTCGCCCTTCTTATTTTGGCAAAAACACCTACTTTCGCCCCATCTTAATCAACACGACCCAAACACCATTTCACAAGATTTTTTTCATTCGCACTCATTGCTCATCGCTCTACACCTATGGGAGATATACAACTTGACGACTGGAAACTTGAACAGGAAGAGTGGCTCGAAGCCATCGAGGAAGTCCTTGAAAATCAGGGCAAAGGCCGCACGGAAGAGCTCTTTCAACGCCTTCGTCACCTCATTGCCCGCAGGGGCGTGGCCAACGGCGGCCCTGCCTTGAACACACCATACCTCAACACAATTGCGCCCGACGACCAACCCGCATACCCCGGCGACCTCGCGCTCGAACAACGCATCGAGAACGTCATCCGCTGGAATGCCCAAGCAATGGTGTTGCAAGCACAGGACAAAGACCTTGCATTGGGAGGTCACATTGCCACTTATGCGGCCTCCGCCACCATGACGGAGGTGCTGTTTCACCACTTCCTGCGCAAACGCTCGGCAGACTATGGCGGCGACCTCTTCATGTTTCAAGGCCACGCTTCGCCCGGCATCTATGCCCGCGCCGTGTGGGAAGGCCGCTTGCCCTTGCAGGCGATTGCCGATTTCCGGCAAGAGACAATTGGCGGCGTGTCGAGTTATCCCCACCCGCGCCGTATGCCCCAATTTTGGCAAGCACCCACCGTCAGCATGGGGCTTGGCCCCATGACCGCGCTTTATCAGGCGCGTTTTTACAAATACTTGGAAAACAGAGGATTGAAACCCCAAAACGGCGGCAAAGTATGGCATTTCATTGGCGACGGCGAAATTGACGAACCCGAAGTGTACGGAACCATCGGCCTGGCCAGCCGCGAACATCTGGACAACGTGATATTTGTGGTTCACTGCAATTTGCAACGCCTCGATGGCCCCGTGCGCGGCAACGGAAAAGTCATTCAAGAAGTGGAGCGCCATTTCTTTGGCGCGGGATGGGAAGTCATCAAAGTGATTTGGAGCAGCGATTGGGATGAATTGTTGGCAAAAGACGAGGAAGGCATCTTGCTCACGCGCTTTGAGCGCCTCGTGGATGGCCAATTTCAGGAAATGGCTTCTGCCAACGACGGCGCACTGACGCGCAAAATGCTCATCGGCAGTGACGAACTGAGCGAGCAGATTAGTGCCCTGCTGTCCGACATCTCCGACGAGCAGCTGGCCAAAATGCGGCGCGGCGGCCACGATGCGGAAAAAATATACGCAGCCTACGACCGCGCCGTGAAATCCAACAAGCCTGTCGCCATCATCGTCAAAACCGTCAAAGGCTACGGCATGGGAAAAGCCGCCGAAGGCAAAAACAAGGCGCACCAAACCAAAGACCTCAGCGACGACAGCCGCGTGGAGACCAAAAACCGCTACGGCATCCCGCTCTCCGACGAGGAAGCAAAGGCCGCCAAGTTTTGGTATCCAGATGCCAATGCGCCAGAGACAAAATACCTGTTGGAACGCCGCAAGGCATTAGGCGGTTTTTTGCCGGAACGCTCCGAAACCTTTGAAAAATTCAACCTGCCGTCGCTCGATTTTTTTGACAAACAGCTGAAAGGCAGCGATTCTGGCAAAACATTTTCCACTACTGGCGCAATGGTGGACATCATGCTTCAGTTGGCTCGAAATCAGGAAGTTGGCAAATACATCGTGCCAATCGTGCCCGACGAGGCACAGACCTTCGGCATGGAGTCACTGTTCAATTCCTTACAAATCTGGAATCAAAAAGGCCAACTCTACACCCCGCTCGAAATCGGCATTTCGGTCATCAAATACAAAGAGTCCAAAACAGGGCAAGTGCTCCAAGAAGGCATCAACGAGGACGGCGCGACAGCCTCTTTCACTGCTGCTGGCACAGCCTACTCCTTGCATGGGTTGCCGATGGTGCCTTTCTACATCTACTACTCCATGTTCGGCTTCCAGCGCGTGGGCGACATGGTATGGGCGGCTGCCGACATGATGGCCAAAGGCTTTTTGCTCGGCGCCACCGCTGGCCGCACCACGCTCAATGGCGAGGGTTTGCAGCACGAAGACGGCCACTCGGTGCTAATCGCCCAGACGGTTCCTTCCGTCATTCCGTACGACCCGGCATTTGCCTACGAACTAGCGGTCATCATACACGACGGCCTGCGGCGGATGTTTGTGGAGAACGAGCATAAAATCTACTATATCACGCTATACAACGAAAACCTCCTGATGCCGCCCATGCCAAAAGGGGTCGAGGAAGGCATCAAACGAGGGCTTTATCGTTACAAAAAATCCGATAAAAAACCCGCAAAAGACGGCGCAAAGGCACACCTCTTGGGTTCAGGCGTCATCATGGAGCAGGTACTCAAAGCAGCTGAAATCCTCGAAAGCGAAGGAGTCAGCACCGACGTGTGGAGCGCCACCTCGTGGACAGAACTTTACCGCGATGCAGTCTCTTGCGACCGTTGGAATATGCTGCACCCCGGCAAGGAAGAAAAAGTGCCGTACATACAGCAGGCTTTGAAAGGCGAACATGGCGTGTTCGTCAGCGCCAACGACTGGATTAAACTCACAGCAGGCCAGCTCGCCCCCTGGATGCCACAGGATTTCACCGCGCTCGGCACAGACGGCTTCGGCCTTTCCGACAGCCGCGAGAACCTGCGCGATTACTTCGAGATTTCGCCCAAATACATCGCCTTCGCGGCGGTGCGCCTTTTGCAAAAACAAGGCAAGGTGACGGAAAAAGCCGTGCTAGAATTTATGAAAAAATACGGCGTGGAGAGTGAGAAAGTGGAGCCGATGTCAGTCTAACTTTTTGAAAAATCCTGAATCGGCGCACACTAACTTTGCGGCTTGTTTTCACCACTTTCAATTTTTTTAAAATGACCATCAGAATCGTATCCGCCATCATCGCAATCACCCTTGCGTTTGCGTCGTGCAAAAACGACTCCCCCAAACAAGAGACAACACCTCCGGCTGATGCCGCCGCTACAGGCAATGCTATCGCTACCGAAGACGCCGCACAAATTGCACTTCCAGAGAGCAACATGCCCACCTTGTCCGCTCCCGGCTCGGCAGTTGCGACGCAACAACCCGCACCCGCCGCTACTGGCGGCAGCGGTGCCGCGCCAAAGACAAACCCGCCACACGGCCAACCGGGCCATGTGTGCGGAGTGCCTGTTGGGTCTCCGTTGGACGGCTCGGCCGCTGCCAAACCAGCAGCTACCCCCCAGCCCGCGTCCGCGCCCCCCCCTGCTCCCACACCGCAACCCGCCGCGAACGTGACCGTCGAGCCGGGCACCAACCCGCCTCACGGCCAACCGGGTCATGTGTGTGGCACCCCCGTCGGAGCGCCTTTGCCCAAGCAGTAAAAGAACGTTGTGCCCACACGGCTCGTGCTCCCAACCATCGGTTGGGAGCACGAGCCTTTTCCACTTAACGCCCTTTCATGTCTTCGTTCAATTGCCGATAATTGATTTTCCCACCGTTGCTTTTTAAGTGCGCCACAATGATGAGCGCCCGCTCAATGCGCTTTTCCGAGGCTTTCACTTGGCCAACGATGTAGAGGAGGGTGCGTATTTTGCCGGGAGTGAGCGCATGAAACAAGCGGCTGCCCTCCTCATCCTGCGCCAGCACCTCCGCCAATTCCTCGGGCATGGGCAAACCATACTCACTCTCGTCTTTGCGAAGGCTGACGCGTACCATCGAACCGGGTTGCAGCCCCAATTTATCGCGGGTCTTTTTGTTGACCATTATCAAAAAAGAACCATCTCCCTTAGGCAGCAACGCGCACTGATACTCCATTTTTTCATTCAACACGCACACGACACGGCGGGCATCCCCCTGAATGAGTGCACCTGCCACCGCATCGGGCACGACAAAATGAAAGCCCCACAGGTTGTTGCCAGAGGCTTCCAAAACAGATTGAAATTGATAGGTCTCGTCAGTATTCATAAGTGCAATGTGGTAATCCGTGAACGTGGAGGTTCGGGGCGATTTTTACTGAAATTCAACCACAAATTCGGCGGCACGCAACCCATCTTGCTCCACCACGCATTGCTCAGGCGTGGGCAACATTTCGGTCACGAGCAAAGGCCCGCGTTGTTGGCGCAGCATTTTTGCAAACAGCTGCATGGACAAGGGACTATTCACATCAAAGTATTGAGGTTTCCCATGTGAAAATCGGGCAAAGAATCTTTGAGGCACTTCTATGTCTGGCAGTTCTTTCCGAACCAGCCGAAAAAAACGCGACTCGCGCTGCTCAAAACGCCACCGTTCCAATAGCACGTCTTCTATGTTCCACATTTTTCGCGCTACAAACAAAGAGCCATGCGCCACCCGCTCCGCAACGCGCCAACCTGCCCCACCTTCCGCCCAACGACGATGAGCCAGCAACCGTTCCAACGATATTTGCGGCATCCCCAAGTGCCACAGCACCTGCATGGCGGGCGGGCGGGTTTTTGGTGCCTCAAGGCCGAGGTCAGAGAAAACAATGGGCTTATTGGATTCACGGTCAATCAATTGCAGGCAACCTGCCTTCCATCGTACCTCCAAACTGCCAAGCAACACCATCCGACCATCGCGCATCGGATTTGTTCGCCCATCGGGAACAGCAAGAGCATCGTGAAACAAAGCCGGTTGAAAATTGGCGTTCGACCACCCCTGCCACGGGAAGGCCACCGTCAGCACCTCTTCATCGAAGCCCGTCCCTTGGGGCCCATCCACGTTCCAATGCTGCAACTGCGATGTGGCCTCCGCCGGGAAAAGATGCAACCAGCGAGCGAACATTTTGCCCCCCCCCGCAAAAAGCGCGTTCACGACAGCGGAATAACCACCCGATTCGTTGCGAAAGACTTGCAAAAGCGCCCCCATCTTTCCCACAAAATCCTGAGCGCACCGCCCCGCTCTATTTTCCGAAGTCGCTGTGTTAGACGCAAAAAAACGTTCGCAAAAATCAAGGAACCCTAGATGCTGCCCATCTGCCATATTGCGCTGGGCAAATGCGACAAGTCTCGCACGGAAGGGCGGCATCGCTGATGCCTTGTTTGCTTGCCAGCAGGTTGCCAAGTCTTTTGCGAATGTTTCCATCGTTTCCAAGGGGACGTTGGATTCCACCGATTGAGTCACATCTTCGAAGAAAATTTGCTCGGGTGGGATGGCTGGCAACGAGCCGCCGTGTTTTTCAAAAAAAGCGCTCGCCATCTCAAGTGTCTCATGCTGCATGACCCGCGCATCCTCCAGCGGCTGGTGAGGCAGGGTGCGGGCCGCCACGCGCATCCACTGCAAAAACGCCGCGGCATCCACGAGCAAAGGCGTGTGGGCGGGCAAAAAACCGAGAAAGTTGTAGAGGGCGCCACACCATGCGGGTGACAAACCTTTTTCGGGCAACTCCCACTCCAAGAGCCCATAATCTATCAGGTCAAAAACCCTTGCTGCCACCTGAGCACGCGCGGCATCCACCTTTTCCTCCAATCGTGAGAGAATAATCGAGTAAAGCATTTTTCCGCCCTGTTCCAAAAGCCATTCCACGATAAGGCCTGCTATCGGGTCGCCTTCCAACTTTTGAAAAGACTCCTGTTCGCCATCAAAATAAAGCCAAGTCCAGCGAGGGTTCGTGTTCGCTCGAACGATGCTTGGATTCAGTGTAAGTTGGAGCGCCTCATAAAAAGCCGGTTCGCGCAGCAACATCTCGTAGAGCGCCGGCAGCATCGCAACATTGGGCGTGGCCTGTGATTTGCCAAAAGTCACTGCGGCTTGCGAGCCGTGTTGCCAAAGCGCCACCGTCGTGAATCGGCTCAAGGGCGAGGTTTTGACCACGGCGCGGGTTAAATATTGATAGAGCGAAAGCGCCGTCTGTCGGGACTTTTTATTCAAGCGGTCGAGCGAGCATTGCGAAAACTCTGGCAAACAGTGGAGCAAATCATGGCTGGCAAAAAGCAAGGCACGGCGCAGGTTTTCGTCGTTGGCTGCCTTCTGCATCAAGCGATAATTGTCCTTCACGACCTGTTCGTATCGCTGGTCGAAAGTGTCAAGCGCCTTCGTTTTTTCTTCCCAACGAAGCAGATTTTCAAGGAGTTGAGCGATGGCTGGCTCGTGCTGGTTTTCGAGAAGCAGTTGAAAAAAGGCCGCGCTTGGCATTTTCTTTTTTGCAAAAAAATCACGTCGCGCATTGTAAATGGCCGTGCGCAAGGGAGAAGCACCAAGCGCGACAAGGGCTGCGTCGAAACACTCCCGCACGCGCTCGGCCACCTGATCTTCCGCCGCCTCTTCTGATGGCCATTCGGCAGAAATTGTTTCGAGCCATCGCAAAGGCAACCCTGCGACCCGGATAAGCACCAATGGGGAAAGCGAAATGGAATGATGGCTGGTCATTGAGATGGGTCTTTTCGGTTGTTCAAGGTCATCATCATCAGCCGCGCAATTTCAACACTTCCCCCGATTTTATGGAAAAAATCTCATTGCTAACGGCACTTATCGTCTTGGCTTTTTCATTGAATGCCCAACAGGAAAACGAATCGTCGTTTTTCTGGGGGATGATGGCAGGATATGAGCACCAATTGCTCGGCATCGAGACATTGCCCAATAGCGAGCCTGACCGGATGTGGGCAGAGTCGAAGGGGCCGGCACACGGCGCGAGCCTAGGTGCCTTTTGCTCGTGGCGGTTCAGACAAGGTTTGGCCATCCGAACATCCTTGTCGGTCGCCACTATGCGCAATGGGGTTCATTTCCATCCGCAAGGCTTGCAGCATTTTCGGTTCACCGACGCGGAGTTGCCCTTGCATTTCGTGCTGACCAACCCTACAAAAAAAAACGCACCCTTGCATGGCTCGCTGTTGTTGGGTGCTCGGCTGGGATGGAATTTTGCTCGTCAAAATATTGAAAATCTAAGGCTTCTCAACGAAAGGGTCGGCTTGGACGTGGGGCTTGGGGTGGAAATAAAATTGAAGAGCTGGCGATTGCAGCCAGAGTTTGTCTATTCGCACTGCGTCAACAATCTGCACAACGTGACCAACGCAAAGTACGATTGGGTGACCGGCCGGGTGGTGCGCGACCGCTTGTCGCTGCGCGTGTTGGTGTGGAGATAATGAGTCAGGTCTGTTCGGCTTGGGCTGCCATAAACTTCGCGGCGCCGTCCAGCTCGTCATAGAATGCTTGCCCGTATTTGCGTACGATGGCATCCTTCACAAACTGATACACCAGCACTTGCTCCTTTTGGCCCAACTCGCAAGCGGCGCTACAAATATGCCACTCGTCGTAGTTGAGCGCCTCGAATCCCGCCACCACGTTCTTTGCAACCCTCACCGGGTACAGATGGCAAGAAATCGGCTTCTGAAAATCAATGATGCCCGCTTTCCACGCCCGCTCTATTCCACATTGGGCAATGCCCGTCGCGTCAAGCGTCATGTAAGCGCAAGGGCCATTGTCCACCAAGGAGGTAGCCCACTCTCCCGTCTCCTGCACCCGAACGTATTTGCCTTGCGCCTCAATGGCAGTGATGCCTGCCGGGCTTAGAAATGCTTTTATTTTTTCAAAAATAGTCTCCAAGACAGGCAACTCGCTCTCTTCCAACGGCGCTCCATAGTCGCCTTCCCAACAGCAAGCACCTTTGCAAGCGGTTAGGTTACAGACGAATTGTTGTTCCACCAAGTCGTCAGACACGAGTTTGTCTTGAACAATAATCATTTGTCGGTCAGTTTTTTCAACAATTCCTGCATTCGTTTTCGCTCTTCCCGTTTCTGGACGGTGACGGGCGGCGCGGCGCGTTCGGCACAGTCGGCCAAGGCGCAACGCTCGCAAGTGACGTTCACGGTGACGCGGGAGATGGCAGGGTCGTTCCAGAATCGGATGGTCTGCTTGGCGTGGTCATCTAGCAGCACGCCGATGGTGACGCTCACGTTGCGGCCCTTTGTCGGATAGCCGGGTTTTGCGACGGCGATGCAGAGGTATTCCTCACCCGTGTCGAGAAAGGCGGCTCGCTGCACGCCGCTCAAAAACCGCGAGCCTCCCCCCCCTTGTGCCTGCTGCAGTTGCAAATCGCGCAGCAAAGTGACTGAAAGCCAGCGACGGCAATAGTGCTCATTAAGTCCGGAGGCATGAGGTTGGTGACGGCGATTGAGGTGCAGTTCCTTATCAATGTCAAACATGTCACGGTCGAGGTCGTGAATAAAGCGGAGGAAAAACACCTTGTCGAGGTAAAAATCGTGGGTAAGCACATTGAATCGTTGGAACAAGACTTCGGGGCTGGCTTGATACTTCGCCATCATGTCGAGAAGCGCCGCGCCGTCCCATTTTTCTTTCGCAAAAAAATCGCCAATGTCTCGCACGAAAGCGCGGCGGTTGACCAAAATAGCCACCGCGAAGTAAGCCGCCTTGTAGTTGTTCAGGGTTTCCTCAAAAGAATTGACCCGCAGGAAATTCGACGCGAGGGGGCGTTCTTTGAGGTTGAGCACATTGAAGCCCAATTCCTTGGCCAATTGAAATGCTCGTTGTCGCTCATTGAGGCGGCTATTGAGCAGCAAGCGCCTTTTGTGCGGGTTGAACACCGAGCGCAGGCTGTGCAGCTCTGGATATTTCTCCAGCCCGCGCTCGTCTATTTGATAGCCAAATTGCTCACGCAGCAGCCCCGCCAACAGCGAGGAAGGCACCCCGCCGTTTTCCGGCAAATTGTATTTCTGAACAAACACGTCGGCAGCCCCTTCTATCTCCTCGAAATAGTTGCTGCGCAACTCTTGATATGCGCGCAATGCCGCGAAGAAAAAGTTCTCGTCGCGCAGTGAATAGTTGCGGGCAATTTCGAGCAATGCAGAGATGAAGGCGTTCACCCTGTCGGGCGCACGGGCGATGATTTCGACCACTTGCTGCACCTCTATGCCAAAAAGGTCGAGCGGAAGCTCGTTGAGAAAATTGCTTTTGAGCAAGTCGCTGAGCGGTGCGTATTGCTTGGTCAACTCCGATGAGGTCAAAAACGCGGGCGTGACACCCAACGCCTTCGCCAAACGGCGCTGGTTTTCGGGTTGCGGATATTTTTTCCCCTTCTCGATTTCGTTTAGGTACGAAACCGAGATGCCCGTCTGGCGGCTCAACTCTTCAAAATTCCAGCCACGTTCCTGCCGGAACTGCCTGATTTTCAGGCCGAAGATGATGCGTTGGTATTGAGTGGTGGCCATTTGCGGAGCAAAAGTAGGAAGTTCGTGGCTCGTTGCTTCCCGTCCGTTGTTTGTTCTGCGTTTTTTTGAAAAAGGAAGTCTGTGCCTTGTCGTTTTTTCTACTTTTGGCGCAAAAAATTGATTCTCCGAAACGAACAACTTTTACCGAACAACGAACGAAAAAATGCGCCAGCAAATCGTAGCCGGAAACTGGAAAATGAACAAGACCCTCGATGAAGGGCTGGAATTGACCAAAAACATCCTCGAAAAAGTAGAAAAGCCCAAAGGCTTGGTGGTGGTGGCGCCACCACTCACGCACTTGCGCGACGTGGGCAAAATGCTGAAGGTCAGAAAGCACTTCCACCTCGCGGCGCAAAATTGTCACCACGAGGAGAAAGGCGCTTTTACTGGCGAGGTGTCGGCGGACATGGTTGCTTCGGCGGGCGCTGAATTTGTCATCATCGGTCACTCCGAACGTCGCCAATACTTCAAGGAAAAAAACGACGTGCTGGCACAAAAAGTCAACATTGTGCTGGCGCGGGGGATGCGCCCCATTTTTTGCTGTGGTGAGCCGCTTCACATCCGGGAGGTGGACACGCACGTCGGCTATGTGGCCAAACAGTTGAAAGCCAGCCTGTTTCACCTCCGCGAAGAGGATTTCAGGAAAGTGGTCATCGCCTACGAACCCATCTGGGCCATCGGCACGGGTCGCACGGCCACGAGCGAACAGGCGCAAGAGATGCATTATGCGATTCGGGTGTTGGTGGCAAAAAAATATGGGAAAGCCATCGCCAACGACACAACCATTCTCTATGGCGGCTCTTGCAACGCGCAAAACGCGCCCGAACTTTTTGCCCAGCCCGATGTGGACGGCGGACTCATCGGCGGCGCATCGCTGAAAGCAGATGATTTTGCGGCCATCGTGGCGGCGCTCAAATAACGATGGGCAGGCTCCGACTTGATGCCGGGCGCGTTGCACGCACCCGCAGACTTATACCCCCTTCATGCTCAACGCCACCCGTTTCCGCGCAAAATCTACCTCCACCACGCGCACCGTCACTTGCTGGCCGAGCGAAACGACCTCCATCGGGTCGCGCACAAACTTGTCGGCCAATTGCGAGACATGGACAAGACCGCTGTCTTTCAAGCCAATGTCCACGAACGCGCCAAAGTTGGTGATGTTGGTCACGATGCCGGGCAGCACCATGCCGGGATGCAAGTCTTCGAGCGAGTGAACATTGGCAAACTCGAAGGGTTTGGCCGCGCCGCGCGGGTCGAGGCCGGGTTTTTCGAGCTCTTTCAGGATGTCTTGAAGCGTTGGCAAACCCACGTCGCCACGAACGTATTTTTTCAAATCAATTTTCGCCCGCAGAGATTTATCCTGCACTAAATCAGTTACTTTGCAGCCTAAGTCGGCGGACATTTCTTCCACGAGCGCGTAGCGTTCTGGGTGGACAGCCGTGTTGTCCAAAGGGTTTGCGGCTTCGCGGATTCGGAGAAACCCCGCGCATTGTTCGAAGGCTTTGTCGCCAAGGCGGGGGACTTTTTTGAGGTCGCTGCGTTTTTTGAACGCGCCGTTTTCAGCCCGGTAGTTCACGATGTTTTGCGCCAGCACGGGACCGAGGCCGGAGACGTAGGTGAGTAGGTGTTTGCTTGCAGTGTTGAGGTTGATGCCGACGGCGTTCACGCAGCTTTCCACCGTGCGGTCGAGGCTTTCTTTGAGTTGGGTCTGGTGCACATCGTGCTGGTACTGCCCTACCCCGATGCTTTTCGGGTCAATTTTCACCAACTCCGCCAACGGGTCGAGCAATCGTCGCCCGATGCTGACTGCGCCGCGCACCGTCACGTCGTGAGTCGGAAATTCGTCGCGGGCAACTTCCGAAGCCGAATAAATGGAAGCCCCCGCCTCGTTCACCTGAAAGACCTCGACGGGGTGTTGGAACTTGATTTTCCGCAAAAAATCCATCGTCTCGCGCCCGGCAGTACCGTTGCCGACCGAGATGGCCTCGATGCCGAATTTTTCTATCAAATGCTCGATTTCTGACTGGCTTTCAAATACTTGTCGCTGCGGCTCGTGCGGGTAAATGGTCGAGTTATGAAGCAGATTGCCGCTCGCGTCGAGACAAACGACCTTGCAGCCCGTGCGGAAACCGGGGTCAATGCCCAACACTCGTTTCTCCCCTAACGGAGCCGACAGAAGCAATTGGCGCAGGTTTTCGGCAAAAACGCGGATGGCCTCCGTGTCGGCTTTTTCCTTGCTCGAATTGCGAAATTCTGTTTCGATAGAGGGTTGCAACAGCCGTTTGTAACTGTCCTTGACGGCAGTGCGTACCTGTACCGCCGACTCGCCGTACCCAATCACATACATTTCTTCAAGGCTCTGCACGGCGCGTTCCTCCTCCGGCGCGATGGAGACTCGCAAGAAACCTTCTTCCTCGCCCCGACGCATGGCGAGCAAGCGGTGCGAGGGGCAGGATTTGAGCGGCTCGCTCCACTCAAAGTAGTCGCGGTATTTCGCCCCCTCTGTTTCCTTGCCTTTCACGAGTCGGGAGGCGATGACCGCGCCTCTCTCGAAATGCCGCCGCATCTTGTCGCGGGCTTTTATGTCCTCGCTCACCCATTCGGCGATGATGTCGCGCGCGCCTTGCAGCGCCTCTTCCACCGTCGGCACTTGCTCAGTAATGTATTGAGTAGCAATGGCTTCCAATTCTTTGTCTTTTTGTGCGAAAATTCTTTTCGCTAATGGTTCCAGGCCTTTTTCGATGGCGACGGATGCGCGGGTTTTGCGCTTGGGGCGGTAAGGCAGGTATAGGTCTTCCAACTCGGTCATGGTCGCCGCTCCCTCGATAGCCCTTCGGAGTTCGGGTGTCAGTTTCCCCTGCTCTTCGATGCTTTGCAGGATGGTCTCGCGGCGTTTGTCGAGTTCCTGCATTTTTTTCCATGTGTCTTGGATGTTGGCGATTTGCACCTCGTCGAGTTCGCCAGTTGCTTCTTTGCGGTATCGAGCAATAAAGGGAATCGTGGCACCGCCTTCGAGCAGTTCGATGACGGCCTCCACCCGGCGGGCGGAGATGTTTAGGAGGGGGGCGATGCGGGGAGCGTAGGACATCGTAGTTGCTGGTTGTTGTTTTTTTAGGGGCGGCAAATTTCTGTTTTCAAGGAAAAACAGGAGGCAGTTGAGCGGAAAAGTTATTCACAGTATTCTCGCGGCGGGTAAAAATCTTGCTCGAATATTCTATGACTGGCTTTGTATCAGCTCAATCCGTTGGCATTTCAAAACCTCCTTTTTAGGATGTAGGAAAAACTCGAAAGCCCCATCATGCTCGGGCGCATTTCAAATTGTCTCTCTTGTACGCTAGAACGCTGTTCCGGCAATATCGGAACAGCGTTCCGATTTACTTACGACAATTTAAAAGCACCATCATGCTCAAAGCCGTCGACTTAATACAGGTCAAAAAAAACGTGGCGGGCTGTGCGGGATTTTTGGAACAGTCGGAACCCGCTCACTCCAGTTGTGCCACAATGCGCCGAATCTCTTCCTCGTCGCTCACCCAGTAGTCTCCCTCCAAACCCGGTATCGCGGTGTCGCCCTTCATGCGTTTTTTCCCGGTGAAGTGAAATTCCTGCGCCCCTGTTGTCTCTGCGATGCTCCTGATATTTTGGGCAGTGATGCCAGCGCCCGGCATGATGATGATGCGCCCCGCTGCTTGTTGCACCAAGCGTTGCAATATGAAACGCCCCTCGTAGGCAGAGGCCGCTTGGCCAGAGCTCAATACCCGGTGAAAGCCAAGGGAGATGAGCTGTTCCAAGGCCGTCGCAGGGGCGGTTGTGAAATCGAAAGCGCGATGGCAGACAATCTCTATATCGCCAG
This genomic interval from Saprospiraceae bacterium contains the following:
- the aceE gene encoding pyruvate dehydrogenase (acetyl-transferring), homodimeric type produces the protein MGDIQLDDWKLEQEEWLEAIEEVLENQGKGRTEELFQRLRHLIARRGVANGGPALNTPYLNTIAPDDQPAYPGDLALEQRIENVIRWNAQAMVLQAQDKDLALGGHIATYAASATMTEVLFHHFLRKRSADYGGDLFMFQGHASPGIYARAVWEGRLPLQAIADFRQETIGGVSSYPHPRRMPQFWQAPTVSMGLGPMTALYQARFYKYLENRGLKPQNGGKVWHFIGDGEIDEPEVYGTIGLASREHLDNVIFVVHCNLQRLDGPVRGNGKVIQEVERHFFGAGWEVIKVIWSSDWDELLAKDEEGILLTRFERLVDGQFQEMASANDGALTRKMLIGSDELSEQISALLSDISDEQLAKMRRGGHDAEKIYAAYDRAVKSNKPVAIIVKTVKGYGMGKAAEGKNKAHQTKDLSDDSRVETKNRYGIPLSDEEAKAAKFWYPDANAPETKYLLERRKALGGFLPERSETFEKFNLPSLDFFDKQLKGSDSGKTFSTTGAMVDIMLQLARNQEVGKYIVPIVPDEAQTFGMESLFNSLQIWNQKGQLYTPLEIGISVIKYKESKTGQVLQEGINEDGATASFTAAGTAYSLHGLPMVPFYIYYSMFGFQRVGDMVWAAADMMAKGFLLGATAGRTTLNGEGLQHEDGHSVLIAQTVPSVIPYDPAFAYELAVIIHDGLRRMFVENEHKIYYITLYNENLLMPPMPKGVEEGIKRGLYRYKKSDKKPAKDGAKAHLLGSGVIMEQVLKAAEILESEGVSTDVWSATSWTELYRDAVSCDRWNMLHPGKEEKVPYIQQALKGEHGVFVSANDWIKLTAGQLAPWMPQDFTALGTDGFGLSDSRENLRDYFEISPKYIAFAAVRLLQKQGKVTEKAVLEFMKKYGVESEKVEPMSV
- a CDS encoding DUF1905 domain-containing protein, whose protein sequence is MNTDETYQFQSVLEASGNNLWGFHFVVPDAVAGALIQGDARRVVCVLNEKMEYQCALLPKGDGSFLIMVNKKTRDKLGLQPGSMVRVSLRKDESEYGLPMPEELAEVLAQDEEGSRLFHALTPGKIRTLLYIVGQVKASEKRIERALIIVAHLKSNGGKINYRQLNEDMKGR
- a CDS encoding lantibiotic dehydratase, which codes for MTSHHSISLSPLVLIRVAGLPLRWLETISAEWPSEEAAEDQVAERVRECFDAALVALGASPLRTAIYNARRDFFAKKKMPSAAFFQLLLENQHEPAIAQLLENLLRWEEKTKALDTFDQRYEQVVKDNYRLMQKAANDENLRRALLFASHDLLHCLPEFSQCSLDRLNKKSRQTALSLYQYLTRAVVKTSPLSRFTTVALWQHGSQAAVTFGKSQATPNVAMLPALYEMLLREPAFYEALQLTLNPSIVRANTNPRWTWLYFDGEQESFQKLEGDPIAGLIVEWLLEQGGKMLYSIILSRLEEKVDAARAQVAARVFDLIDYGLLEWELPEKGLSPAWCGALYNFLGFLPAHTPLLVDAAAFLQWMRVAARTLPHQPLEDARVMQHETLEMASAFFEKHGGSLPAIPPEQIFFEDVTQSVESNVPLETMETFAKDLATCWQANKASAMPPFRARLVAFAQRNMADGQHLGFLDFCERFFASNTATSENRAGRCAQDFVGKMGALLQVFRNESGGYSAVVNALFAGGGKMFARWLHLFPAEATSQLQHWNVDGPQGTGFDEEVLTVAFPWQGWSNANFQPALFHDALAVPDGRTNPMRDGRMVLLGSLEVRWKAGCLQLIDRESNKPIVFSDLGLEAPKTRPPAMQVLWHLGMPQISLERLLAHRRWAEGGAGWRVAERVAHGSLFVARKMWNIEDVLLERWRFEQRESRFFRLVRKELPDIEVPQRFFARFSHGKPQYFDVNSPLSMQLFAKMLRQQRGPLLVTEMLPTPEQCVVEQDGLRAAEFVVEFQ
- a CDS encoding DUF3109 family protein, with amino-acid sequence MIIVQDKLVSDDLVEQQFVCNLTACKGACCWEGDYGAPLEESELPVLETIFEKIKAFLSPAGITAIEAQGKYVRVQETGEWATSLVDNGPCAYMTLDATGIAQCGIERAWKAGIIDFQKPISCHLYPVRVAKNVVAGFEALNYDEWHICSAACELGQKEQVLVYQFVKDAIVRKYGQAFYDELDGAAKFMAAQAEQT
- a CDS encoding helix-turn-helix domain-containing protein, with amino-acid sequence MATTQYQRIIFGLKIRQFRQERGWNFEELSRQTGISVSYLNEIEKGKKYPQPENQRRLAKALGVTPAFLTSSELTKQYAPLSDLLKSNFLNELPLDLFGIEVQQVVEIIARAPDRVNAFISALLEIARNYSLRDENFFFAALRAYQELRSNYFEEIEGAADVFVQKYNLPENGGVPSSLLAGLLREQFGYQIDERGLEKYPELHSLRSVFNPHKRRLLLNSRLNERQRAFQLAKELGFNVLNLKERPLASNFLRVNSFEETLNNYKAAYFAVAILVNRRAFVRDIGDFFAKEKWDGAALLDMMAKYQASPEVLFQRFNVLTHDFYLDKVFFLRFIHDLDRDMFDIDKELHLNRRHQPHASGLNEHYCRRWLSVTLLRDLQLQQAQGGGGSRFLSGVQRAAFLDTGEEYLCIAVAKPGYPTKGRNVSVTIGVLLDDHAKQTIRFWNDPAISRVTVNVTCERCALADCAERAAPPVTVQKREERKRMQELLKKLTDK